The Thermodesulfobacteriota bacterium genome includes a window with the following:
- a CDS encoding zinc ribbon domain-containing protein, which yields MICPKCQHEQDEGHRECVKCGVIFEKYEACQQALHRPQSPSRVIPKQDSTEEGDGFFPIIKEILFHVPDEVNAFSFWARTILLAVLFVWGWKLILAPIAGNTSGNSFMHLVNLPFHEAGHLIFSPFGRIMRSLGGTLGQILMPAVCMVVLLIQTRDTFGAAVVLWWIGDNFLDIAPYINDARSLTLPLLGGNTGRSAPYGFHDWEFILKELHLAQYDHFLANTSHKLGALIMMLSFVWGAVVLFRQYKTMMRRLT from the coding sequence ATGATTTGTCCCAAATGTCAGCATGAACAGGATGAAGGCCATCGGGAATGCGTGAAGTGCGGCGTCATCTTTGAAAAATACGAGGCTTGTCAGCAGGCCCTGCATCGGCCTCAGTCGCCGTCCCGGGTTATACCGAAACAGGACAGCACGGAAGAGGGGGACGGGTTCTTTCCCATCATCAAGGAAATCCTGTTCCATGTTCCGGATGAGGTGAACGCCTTCTCCTTCTGGGCGCGGACGATATTGCTGGCGGTGTTGTTTGTCTGGGGCTGGAAACTGATCCTGGCGCCCATTGCCGGCAACACCTCGGGCAACTCTTTCATGCACCTGGTCAATCTGCCGTTCCACGAGGCCGGGCACCTGATTTTCAGTCCCTTCGGCCGGATCATGCGTTCTCTGGGCGGCACCCTGGGGCAGATACTGATGCCCGCGGTTTGCATGGTGGTGCTGCTGATCCAGACCCGGGACACTTTCGGCGCGGCGGTGGTGCTCTGGTGGATCGGAGATAATTTTCTCGATATCGCGCCGTATATCAACGACGCCCGGTCCCTGACCCTGCCGCTGCTGGGCGGCAATACCGGCCGGAGCGCACCATACGGGTTCCATGACTGGGAATTCATCTTAAAGGAGCTTCATCTTGCCCAGTACGATCATTTCCTGGCCAACACGTCCCATAAGCTGGGCGCCCTGATCATGATGCTGTCATTTGTATGGGGGGCCGTTGTGCTGTTCCGGCAGTATAAGACAATGATGCGCCGCCTGACATAA
- a CDS encoding RNA polymerase factor sigma-32, protein MSKSAGHKHHREKDTETEAPATPGAMVPAPAPGRSLVTTDPLQRYLREVSRYNLISREEEIDLGRRIQEDNDEEAAYLLATANLRLVVKIALEFQRVWMQNLLDLVQEGNIGLMQAVKKFDPYKNVRFSYYASFWIKAYILKFIMDNWRLVKVGTTQNQRKLFFKLNKEKQRLIDQGFEPRPKLLAERLGVTQSDVINMEQRLSAWDVSLDEPVKTDSDTQRGELLDLGEADSQEDLVGDKELKKLIEKNLAEFTKTLNDREIEILNQRIFTDEPVTLQDIGERYDISRERVRQLESNIIKKMKTFFREHIADFETYTDQH, encoded by the coding sequence ATGAGCAAGTCCGCCGGCCATAAACATCACCGGGAAAAAGACACGGAAACGGAGGCCCCGGCCACGCCCGGGGCCATGGTTCCCGCTCCCGCTCCCGGCAGGAGCCTGGTCACTACCGACCCGCTCCAGCGATATTTAAGGGAGGTCTCACGATACAACCTGATTTCCAGGGAAGAAGAGATCGATCTGGGCCGTCGCATCCAGGAAGACAATGATGAGGAGGCGGCCTATCTTCTCGCCACGGCCAATCTGCGGCTGGTGGTTAAAATCGCACTGGAATTCCAGCGGGTCTGGATGCAGAACCTTCTGGATCTGGTCCAGGAGGGGAATATCGGCCTGATGCAGGCGGTAAAAAAGTTCGACCCGTACAAAAACGTGCGGTTTTCTTATTACGCCTCTTTCTGGATCAAGGCTTATATTCTCAAATTCATCATGGACAACTGGCGGCTGGTGAAAGTCGGCACCACCCAGAATCAGCGGAAGTTGTTTTTCAAGCTGAACAAGGAAAAACAGCGGCTGATCGACCAGGGATTCGAACCCCGGCCGAAACTGCTGGCGGAAAGACTGGGGGTGACGCAATCGGACGTCATCAACATGGAGCAGCGCCTGAGCGCCTGGGATGTGTCCCTGGATGAACCCGTCAAGACCGATTCCGACACACAGCGGGGAGAGTTGCTGGATCTGGGGGAAGCCGACTCACAGGAGGATCTGGTCGGAGACAAGGAATTAAAAAAGCTTATCGAAAAAAACCTGGCTGAATTTACAAAAACATTGAACGACCGGGAAATTGAAATCCTGAACCAGCGGATTTTCACGGATGAACCCGTGACCCTGCAGGATATAGGAGAACGCTACGATATTTCCCGGGAACGCGTCCGTCAACTGGAAAGCAATATTATCAAAAAAATGAAAACTTTTTTCAGGGAACACATTGCCGACTTTGAAACCTACACTGATCAACATTAG
- a CDS encoding tetratricopeptide repeat protein, with amino-acid sequence MKPTLINIRDKFPNSLPTLVFLIISLIISGCATTPPIPDLPPDTAGADSGGNHYYHFIRSAMESRQDRTDQAIDHMSRAVADRPDSVFLKKELVYLYLQSNNTEKAMGVIAEILAVEPDDIGTLIVAGTIKKQTGHDEEAAAIFEKVLTLNPDQETVYHVLGEYYLEKNDLERAAAVYEQMTGRFPESWEAFFFLGKIQARQKKFAEAEKSYRRCLELEKSLISPRFELIVLYRQQFAGPMEITVQSGDTLASLCRKHYRKVDNELKDNIVAANPHISDVTDLKPGQKLTLPGLTKPCGKVCQKNIIHLYNSILADYPDNARAVMELALFYYSIGNVKQGDTLLVDLGRNTKTETAAQQLIQQMSQVFINQQRYDDAQTVLKGLLRGAPENSDLNYLMGMLYNKQQRKPEALSYFSRVKEDSAFYTSALLQMAFLYEETDSPEQAQAIFDSLLEKEPENVDLILYAGSFRERREQYQQAEALFLRGLNLEPDNVDLLFRLGVIYDKTGRKDAVIEKMKAIIKIAPDDANALNYLGYTYADLGINLDEARQLIEKALTMEPDNGYITDSLGWVYYQQGDYEKAIELLKRALQLTPDDPILLEHLGDAFLKNGDTEKALETYRRSLQFAPEKDKGKLIKKIEDLSGPVDNP; translated from the coding sequence TTGAAACCTACACTGATCAACATTAGAGACAAGTTTCCGAACAGCCTTCCGACACTGGTTTTTCTGATCATCAGCCTGATCATTTCGGGTTGCGCGACGACGCCACCGATCCCGGACCTGCCGCCGGACACCGCCGGCGCAGACAGCGGCGGAAATCATTACTATCACTTTATCCGTTCCGCCATGGAAAGCCGTCAGGACCGTACCGATCAGGCCATCGACCACATGAGCAGGGCGGTGGCTGACCGGCCGGACTCCGTTTTTCTGAAAAAAGAGTTGGTCTACCTCTATCTCCAGAGCAACAACACGGAAAAAGCGATGGGGGTCATCGCGGAGATCCTGGCCGTGGAGCCGGACGACATCGGTACGCTGATCGTCGCCGGCACCATCAAAAAGCAGACCGGTCACGATGAAGAAGCGGCGGCTATTTTTGAAAAGGTTCTGACGCTGAATCCCGACCAGGAAACGGTTTACCATGTGCTGGGGGAATATTACCTTGAAAAAAATGACCTTGAAAGGGCGGCTGCCGTTTACGAACAAATGACCGGCAGATTTCCGGAGTCCTGGGAGGCCTTCTTTTTTTTAGGGAAAATACAGGCCCGCCAGAAAAAATTCGCGGAAGCGGAAAAAAGCTACCGCCGCTGCCTGGAACTTGAAAAAAGCCTGATCAGCCCGCGCTTTGAGCTGATCGTCCTGTATCGGCAGCAGTTCGCCGGTCCAATGGAAATAACCGTTCAATCCGGCGATACCCTGGCCTCTCTGTGCCGTAAACATTACCGGAAGGTTGATAACGAACTGAAAGACAATATCGTTGCCGCCAACCCCCACATTTCGGATGTAACGGATCTGAAGCCCGGCCAGAAGCTCACGCTTCCGGGATTAACCAAACCCTGCGGCAAGGTTTGTCAGAAAAACATTATCCATCTATACAATTCCATTCTGGCCGATTATCCGGACAACGCCAGGGCCGTCATGGAACTGGCCCTGTTCTACTATTCCATCGGCAACGTCAAGCAGGGAGACACCCTTTTAGTCGATCTGGGCCGTAATACCAAAACCGAAACCGCCGCGCAGCAACTCATCCAGCAGATGTCCCAGGTTTTTATCAACCAGCAACGCTATGACGACGCCCAAACCGTTCTAAAGGGTCTGCTGCGGGGAGCGCCGGAAAACTCTGATCTGAACTATCTGATGGGGATGCTCTATAACAAACAGCAGCGGAAACCGGAAGCGCTGTCGTATTTTTCCAGAGTAAAGGAAGATTCGGCGTTTTACACCTCGGCTCTTTTGCAGATGGCGTTTCTGTACGAGGAGACGGACAGCCCAGAACAGGCTCAAGCCATCTTCGATTCCCTGCTGGAAAAAGAACCCGAAAACGTCGACCTGATCCTTTACGCCGGATCTTTTCGGGAAAGGCGGGAACAATATCAGCAGGCCGAGGCGCTTTTTCTCCGCGGCCTCAACCTGGAACCGGACAATGTTGATCTTCTCTTCCGGCTTGGCGTTATTTATGACAAAACCGGCAGAAAAGACGCGGTCATCGAAAAGATGAAAGCCATAATAAAAATCGCGCCGGATGACGCCAACGCGCTGAACTATCTGGGCTACACCTATGCCGATCTGGGCATCAATCTGGATGAGGCCCGGCAACTGATTGAAAAAGCCCTGACGATGGAGCCCGACAACGGCTATATTACCGACAGCCTGGGATGGGTCTATTACCAGCAGGGAGATTATGAAAAAGCGATTGAGCTACTGAAAAGAGCGCTCCAGCTTACGCCGGACGACCCCATTCTGCTGGAGCACCTGGGCGACGCCTTTCTCAAGAACGGCGACACCGAAAAGGCGCTGGAGACCTACCGACGCAGCCTGCAGTTCGCTCCGGAAAAAGACAAGGGAAAACTCATCAAAAAAATTGAAGACCTCTCCGGCCCGGTTGACAATCCATGA
- a CDS encoding universal stress protein, translating to MGISILFAVNESASSRAAINYLASLPFVPEEVYIRLVHVFRKPSSGEEMMGKKYMAEQADRYRGVLARAREQLVEGGFLEGNIGIELVAEPYDTISDGIMDVFKKGTYNMVVIGRKKMSKAEEFVLGDPSVKLVRALEGTAIVVIKS from the coding sequence TTGGGTATTTCCATTCTTTTTGCGGTTAATGAATCAGCCAGCTCCAGAGCGGCGATCAACTATCTGGCTTCTCTGCCTTTTGTGCCGGAAGAGGTGTATATCCGGCTGGTCCACGTTTTCCGGAAGCCTTCTTCCGGTGAAGAAATGATGGGGAAAAAATACATGGCCGAGCAGGCGGACCGGTACAGGGGAGTACTCGCCAGGGCCAGAGAACAACTGGTGGAGGGAGGCTTTCTGGAGGGCAATATCGGGATTGAACTGGTGGCCGAGCCTTACGATACGATCAGCGACGGTATTATGGACGTGTTTAAAAAGGGCACTTACAATATGGTGGTGATCGGGCGTAAAAAAATGTCCAAGGCGGAAGAGTTTGTGCTGGGGGATCCCAGCGTCAAGCTGGTGAGGGCCTTGGAGGGGACGGCCATTGTGGTCATCAAGTCCTGA
- a CDS encoding protein kinase: MDNKPRLVSDTSDFFSIDKGDELVIGGRRYEILGHARELRFGIEDPKFWVKRAIDVDTRERKLIKLAFFESFTASLGGVKIKCFRDPEKEGKILSLVKGRPDFMQGEVFYDDKGNNIRVLDIVRGESFMNYIGSLSMPYETYFKNMLPDVLRNLVKSLEAIRFLHANGFKHGDIRNDHLFVENRTGNYVWIDFDYDFQSTENPFSLDVFGLGNVLSYAVGMGFHNYYMIKTDRFKYGDLADRVEPEDFALLDPRRFINLAKLYPIIPESLNSILMFFSTGAPVYYETVNEIIDDLNWFLDNFPYYQ, translated from the coding sequence ATGGACAATAAACCCCGTCTGGTCAGCGACACGTCCGATTTTTTCTCCATTGACAAGGGGGATGAACTTGTCATCGGCGGCAGGCGGTACGAGATCCTTGGCCATGCCCGTGAACTCCGGTTCGGTATCGAGGACCCCAAGTTCTGGGTGAAACGGGCCATTGATGTGGACACGCGGGAACGGAAGCTGATCAAACTGGCTTTTTTCGAATCCTTTACCGCTTCCCTGGGGGGGGTGAAAATCAAGTGCTTCCGGGATCCGGAAAAAGAGGGGAAAATCCTTTCTTTAGTTAAAGGCCGGCCGGATTTCATGCAGGGCGAGGTGTTCTACGACGACAAAGGCAACAACATCCGGGTACTGGACATCGTCCGCGGTGAAAGTTTCATGAATTATATCGGCTCACTTTCCATGCCGTACGAAACGTATTTCAAAAACATGCTGCCGGATGTGCTGCGGAACCTGGTCAAGTCCCTTGAGGCCATCCGGTTCCTGCATGCCAATGGTTTTAAACACGGCGACATCAGGAACGACCACTTATTCGTGGAGAACCGGACCGGCAATTATGTCTGGATCGATTTTGATTACGATTTTCAAAGCACGGAAAACCCATTCAGCCTGGATGTCTTCGGCCTGGGCAATGTTCTGAGTTACGCCGTTGGAATGGGGTTTCATAATTATTACATGATCAAAACGGACCGGTTCAAGTACGGCGACCTGGCGGACCGGGTGGAGCCGGAGGATTTCGCGCTGCTGGATCCGCGCCGGTTCATCAATCTGGCCAAGCTGTATCCGATCATTCCGGAGTCGCTGAACAGCATCCTGATGTTTTTCTCTACCGGCGCCCCGGTTTACTATGAAACGGTTAATGAAATCATCGACGATTTGAACTGGTTTCTGGATAATTTTCCATACTACCAATAA
- a CDS encoding GAF domain-containing protein, producing the protein MMSKTVARKFHLKEFKAISRAISNYGDLNILFNHIVEGLHRTFSIKGCCILLFDEREKQLFSVRSCGLSDHYINKGPIFIDARDTAFFKKTPVFIEDMQNSLLISYPDEAVKEGVKSMLSVPIMYGDNVLGLLRMYTAEVQYFNEEDIDSISTLCLQLAVVLEKNGLENFLEGVKAAMGSIPPRLLKGLY; encoded by the coding sequence ATGATGTCCAAAACAGTAGCCCGTAAGTTCCATCTAAAAGAGTTTAAGGCAATCAGCAGGGCCATATCCAATTACGGCGACCTGAATATTCTCTTCAATCATATCGTGGAGGGACTGCACCGGACGTTTTCCATCAAAGGCTGTTGTATCCTGCTGTTTGATGAGCGGGAAAAGCAGTTGTTCTCCGTCAGGAGCTGCGGGCTGAGCGACCACTACATCAACAAGGGGCCGATTTTCATCGACGCCCGGGATACGGCTTTTTTTAAAAAAACGCCCGTTTTTATCGAGGACATGCAGAACAGCCTTCTGATCAGCTATCCCGACGAAGCCGTGAAAGAGGGGGTCAAATCCATGCTTTCGGTGCCGATCATGTATGGCGACAACGTGCTGGGGCTGTTGCGGATGTACACGGCCGAGGTCCAGTATTTTAACGAGGAGGATATTGATTCCATCTCGACGCTGTGCCTGCAGCTGGCGGTTGTGCTGGAAAAGAACGGCCTGGAGAACTTCCTGGAAGGGGTCAAGGCGGCCATGGGCAGCATCCCGCCCCGCCTGTTGAAGGGGTTGTACTGA
- the aat gene encoding leucyl/phenylalanyl-tRNA--protein transferase — MTIFLLTGDSSGFPPPRLADPSGLLAVGGDLTVDRLVTAYQSGIFPWFSEGEPVLWWSPDPRLVLYPNEIKISASLRRVINKRMFSVRFDTAFRDVITACATARRKGEGGTWITGGMIEAYCGLHEAGLAHSVEAWVGEELAGGLYGVAMGRCFFGESMFTRASNAAKVALVHLTAFLNSNGFQLIDCQTTTANLVRFGAREISRRRFLSELTTAVAMPSIPGPWRFDPGSNRE; from the coding sequence ATGACGATTTTTTTGTTAACCGGTGATTCATCCGGATTTCCGCCGCCGCGTCTGGCCGACCCCAGCGGTTTGCTGGCCGTGGGCGGCGATTTGACGGTCGATCGTCTGGTGACGGCTTATCAATCCGGCATTTTCCCCTGGTTCTCAGAAGGAGAGCCGGTGCTGTGGTGGTCTCCGGATCCCCGGCTGGTATTGTATCCCAACGAAATAAAAATATCCGCGAGCCTTCGCCGGGTGATCAACAAACGGATGTTTAGCGTCCGGTTTGACACGGCCTTCCGGGACGTGATCACCGCCTGTGCAACCGCCAGAAGGAAGGGGGAAGGGGGAACGTGGATCACCGGCGGAATGATAGAGGCCTATTGCGGTCTGCATGAAGCCGGCCTGGCCCATTCGGTGGAGGCCTGGGTCGGGGAAGAACTGGCCGGCGGTCTTTATGGGGTGGCCATGGGGCGGTGCTTTTTCGGCGAATCGATGTTTACCAGGGCAAGCAACGCCGCCAAGGTGGCGCTTGTTCACCTGACGGCATTTCTGAATAGCAATGGTTTTCAACTGATCGACTGCCAGACCACTACCGCCAACCTGGTGCGTTTCGGTGCCAGGGAAATTTCCCGCCGCCGGTTTCTATCGGAGCTGACGACGGCCGTGGCCATGCCGTCGATTCCGGGCCCCTGGCGGTTCGATCCCGGATCGAACCGGGAGTGA
- the clpA gene encoding ATP-dependent Clp protease ATP-binding subunit ClpA: MISKELSATLGFAVSEAKKYRHEFVCLEHVLYAILHDTSGIEIITGCGGNVEELKSALESFFRHKVESVPHGEEYVLQQTIGFQRVIQRAVNHARSAEKEKVVVGDILAAIFEEKSSHAVFFLEKEGITRLEVLNYISHYQDSADAPDAPDEAEEVERQLDPGKRKTKLDPLEVFTVELVQRAAEGKIDPFIGREREMQRTIQVLCRRKKNNPILVGDPGVGKTAIAEGLAQKVHSGNVPSLLDDVRIYSLDMGSLLAGTKFRGDFEQRLKKVILALKKRKNAILFIDEIHTIVGAGATSSGTMDAANILKPVLSTGDIRCIGSTTYEEYRNHFEKDRAMSRRFEKIEISEPSEEDTVMILKGLKERYEAHHEIVFTEAALKSAVELSARYLNDRFLPDKAIDVIDEAGAAIRLSGGAHRTKVNPADIEKVVAAMAKIPVQRVSRDDRERLAGLERELKAVVFGQDEAISFLASSIKRNRAGLARPDKPIGSFLFTGPTGVGKTEIARQLAGILGVGFFRFDMSEYMEKHSVARLIGAPPGYVGFEQAGLLTDRVRKQPHCVLLLDEIEKAHMDVFNILLQIMDRAVLTDNNGKEADFRNVIVIMTSNVGSREISSQSIGFGSDVADPGGKGKKAVENFFTPEFRNRLDGIIAFHSLTPEIMEKVVDKFIRQLSSQLETHKIQLSLSQAARQWLAREGHDPVYGARPLDRLIQTKIKDVLSDEILFGRLEKGGEVDVDLADGELTFSYRRPGPSKPVS, encoded by the coding sequence ATGATCAGCAAAGAACTCAGTGCCACTCTTGGTTTCGCGGTGAGCGAGGCGAAAAAATATCGCCATGAGTTTGTCTGCCTGGAGCATGTCCTCTACGCCATTCTTCATGATACTTCCGGGATTGAAATCATCACCGGTTGCGGCGGAAATGTGGAGGAACTGAAGAGCGCGCTGGAGAGTTTTTTCCGGCACAAGGTGGAAAGCGTTCCCCATGGTGAGGAATACGTTTTGCAGCAGACCATCGGCTTTCAGCGGGTGATTCAGAGGGCCGTCAACCATGCCCGTTCGGCCGAAAAAGAGAAGGTCGTCGTGGGAGATATCCTGGCGGCGATTTTTGAAGAAAAGTCTTCCCATGCCGTTTTCTTTCTGGAGAAAGAGGGCATTACGCGTTTGGAGGTGTTGAACTATATCTCCCATTATCAGGACAGCGCCGACGCGCCCGACGCGCCTGATGAAGCCGAGGAAGTGGAACGGCAGTTGGATCCGGGCAAACGCAAGACCAAGCTGGATCCACTGGAAGTTTTCACGGTTGAACTGGTGCAACGGGCGGCCGAAGGAAAGATCGATCCTTTTATCGGCCGGGAAAGGGAAATGCAGCGGACCATTCAGGTGCTTTGCCGCCGCAAGAAAAACAACCCGATTCTGGTCGGCGATCCGGGCGTGGGAAAAACCGCCATCGCCGAAGGGCTGGCGCAGAAAGTCCACAGCGGGAATGTGCCCTCCCTGCTGGACGACGTCCGCATTTATTCGCTGGACATGGGGTCGCTTCTGGCTGGAACGAAATTCAGGGGAGATTTTGAGCAGCGGCTGAAAAAGGTGATTCTGGCCCTGAAGAAAAGAAAGAACGCGATCCTGTTTATCGATGAGATTCACACCATCGTCGGCGCCGGCGCGACCAGCAGCGGCACCATGGACGCGGCCAACATTCTCAAACCGGTCCTGTCCACCGGTGATATCCGCTGTATCGGCTCCACTACCTATGAGGAATACCGCAATCATTTTGAAAAAGACCGGGCCATGTCCCGGCGGTTCGAGAAAATAGAGATCAGCGAGCCTTCCGAAGAGGATACCGTCATGATCCTGAAAGGGCTGAAGGAGCGGTATGAGGCCCATCATGAAATCGTGTTTACGGAAGCGGCCCTGAAAAGCGCGGTGGAACTCTCCGCCCGTTACCTGAACGACCGGTTTCTTCCGGACAAGGCCATTGACGTCATTGACGAGGCGGGCGCCGCCATCCGGCTGTCCGGCGGCGCGCACCGGACGAAAGTGAACCCGGCCGATATCGAGAAGGTGGTCGCCGCCATGGCCAAAATTCCCGTGCAGCGGGTTTCCCGGGATGACCGCGAACGGTTGGCCGGTCTGGAGCGGGAGTTAAAAGCGGTTGTCTTCGGACAGGACGAGGCCATCTCCTTTTTGGCGTCCTCCATTAAACGCAATCGGGCCGGTCTGGCCCGGCCGGACAAGCCGATCGGTTCCTTCCTCTTCACCGGCCCGACTGGTGTCGGAAAAACGGAAATCGCCCGGCAGCTGGCCGGCATTCTCGGCGTCGGCTTTTTCCGGTTCGACATGAGCGAATACATGGAAAAACATTCCGTCGCCCGACTGATCGGCGCACCGCCGGGGTATGTCGGTTTTGAACAGGCCGGCCTGCTCACCGACCGGGTCCGCAAACAGCCGCACTGCGTCTTGCTCCTGGATGAAATTGAAAAGGCCCATATGGATGTGTTTAACATCCTGCTGCAGATTATGGATCGGGCCGTTCTGACGGACAATAACGGCAAGGAGGCCGACTTCCGGAACGTGATCGTCATCATGACATCAAACGTCGGGTCCCGGGAGATCAGCAGCCAGTCCATCGGGTTCGGCAGCGATGTGGCCGATCCCGGAGGTAAAGGGAAAAAAGCCGTGGAGAATTTTTTTACTCCGGAATTCCGGAACCGGCTGGACGGGATCATCGCCTTTCATTCGCTGACGCCCGAGATCATGGAAAAAGTGGTGGACAAATTTATCCGTCAGCTCTCCTCTCAACTGGAAACGCATAAGATACAGCTCTCCCTTTCTCAGGCGGCAAGACAATGGCTGGCCCGGGAGGGACATGACCCGGTTTACGGCGCCCGTCCTCTGGACAGGCTGATTCAGACAAAAATCAAGGACGTTCTGTCCGATGAGATTCTGTTCGGCCGTCTGGAAAAAGGCGGCGAGGTGGATGTCGACCTGGCCGATGGCGAGCTGACTTTCTCCTATCGGCGGCCCGGTCCTTCCAAACCCGTTTCTTAA
- the clpS gene encoding ATP-dependent Clp protease adapter ClpS: MSGRSPDMQSGVSPTTRLRVRPPSLYKVLLHNDDYTTMEFVVEVLRRVFKKSFEEATMIMLNVHRSGMGVCGVFTYEIAETKVDMVSALARERGFPLKCTMERE; this comes from the coding sequence ATGAGCGGACGCAGCCCTGACATGCAAAGCGGTGTCTCACCGACGACCCGGTTACGGGTCCGACCGCCGTCATTATACAAGGTGCTGCTGCACAATGATGATTACACCACCATGGAGTTTGTGGTGGAAGTCCTGCGGCGTGTGTTCAAAAAATCATTCGAAGAAGCCACCATGATTATGCTGAATGTTCACCGTAGCGGCATGGGGGTTTGCGGGGTTTTCACTTATGAAATTGCTGAAACAAAAGTGGACATGGTGTCCGCTCTGGCCCGCGAAAGAGGATTTCCGCTGAAGTGCACCATGGAAAGGGAATAA